Proteins co-encoded in one Populus trichocarpa isolate Nisqually-1 chromosome 10, P.trichocarpa_v4.1, whole genome shotgun sequence genomic window:
- the LOC7459076 gene encoding putative pentatricopeptide repeat-containing protein At2g02150, which translates to MRHIEAAIIFLFKMLISLRNLGSSLPRRVSPPCNHHLSSIFSSPSTTTTRACLISCCFTGVLCILRFPFVTKSNSNPSNFFDVLDKVSMTKIIQQDQWNDPRVVGSIQSSLAPIWVSRVLVEFKQDPKLALKFFKWAKTRVGFRHTTESYCILAHILFYARMYFHANNILKELVLSSWVLPGSDVFEILWTTRNVCVPGFGVFDALFSVLVELGMLEAAGQCFLRMTKFRVLPKARSCNAFLHRLSKAGEGDLSRDFFRDMVGAGIAPTVFTYNIMIGHVCKEGDMLTARSLFEQMKKMGLTPDIVTYNTLIDGYGKIGLLDESVCLFEEMKFMGCEPDVITYNALINSFCKFKGMLRAFEFFREMKDKDLKPNVISYSTLIDALCKEGMMQMAIKFFVDMTRVGLLPNEFTYSSLIDANCKAGNLGEAFMLADEMLQEHVDLNIVTYTTLLDGLCEEGMMNEAEELFRAMGKAGVTPNLQAYTALIHGHIKVRSMDKAMELFNEMREKDIKPDILLWGTIVWGLCSESKLEECKIIMTEMKESGIGANPVIYTTLMDAYFKAGNRTEAINLLEEMRDLGTEVTVVTFCALIDGLCKRGLVQEAIYYFGRMPDHDLQPNVAVYTALIDGLCKNNCIGDAKKLFDEMQDKNMIPDKIAYTAMIDGNLKHGNFQEALNMRNKMMEMGIELDLYAYTSLVWGLSQCGQVQQARKFLAEMIGKGIIPDETLCTRLLRKHYELGNIDEAIELQNELVEKGLIHGNSNPAVPNIQTRDDLDLSNFTK; encoded by the coding sequence aTGAGGCATATTGAAGCAGCTATCATTTTCCTCTTCAAAATGTTAATTTCTCTCCGCAATTTGGGTAGCAGTTTACCTCGAAGAGTAAGCCCTCCTTGTAATCATCACCTCTCTTCCATTTTCTCTTCACCTTCAACAACAACTACACGTGCTTGTTTAATATCTTGCTGCTTCACTGGCGTCCTTTGCATACTTAGGTTCCCATTTGTAACCAAATCAAACTCAAACCCCTccaatttttttgatgttttagacAAAGTTTCAATGACTAAAATCATTCAACAAGACCAATGGAATGACCCAAGAGTCGTTGGTTCAATTCAGTCTTCCTTAGCCCCAATATGGGTGTCTCGGGTTTTGGTTGAATTCAAACAAGATCCAAAATTGGCTTTGAAATTCTTCAAATGGGCTAAAACCCGAGTTGGGTTTCGCCACACTACTGAATCCTATTGTATATTAGCGCACATTTTGTTTTATGCTAGAATGTACTTTCATGCTAATAATATTCTGAAGGAATTGGTTTTATCCAGCTGGGTTTTGCCGGGCTctgatgtttttgaaattttatggaCTACGAGGAATGTTTGTGTTCCAGGGTTTGGTGTTTTTGATGCTTTGTTTAGTGTTTTGGTTGAACTAGGAATGCTTGAGGCTGCTGGTCAGTGTTTTTTGAGGATGACCAAGTTTAGGGTGTTGCCAAAGGCACGGTCTTGTAATGCCTTTTTGCATAGGCTGTCTAAGGCAGGGGAAGGGGACTTATCAAGGGATTTTTTTAGGGACATGGTTGGGGCAGGTATTGCCCCAACGGtatttacatataatattaTGATAGGTCATGTGTGCAAAGAAGGGGATATGCTGACTGCTAGAAGCTTGTTTGAACAGATGAAAAAGATGGGGTTAACGCCAGATATTGTTACATATAACACACTTATTGATGGATATGGTAAGATTGGGTTGCTGGATGAATCTGTTTGCTTATTTGAAGAAATGAAGTTCATGGGTTGTGAACCCGATGTAATAACCTACAATGCCTTGATTAACTCTTTCTGTAAATTTAAAGGAATGCTTAgagcttttgaattttttcgTGAGATGAAGGATAAAGATTTGAAACCAAATGTCATATCTTATAGCACATTAATCGATGCTTTATGCAAGGAGGGGATGATGCAAATggcaattaaattttttgtggATATGACCCGTGTTGGTTTGTTACCCAATGAATTCACATATAGTTCTTTAATTGATGCAAACTGTAAAGCTGGCAATCTAGGTGAAGCTTTCATGCTGGCTGATGAGATGTTGCAGGAACATGTTGACTTGAACATTGTTACATACACGACTTTGCTGGATGGCCTTTGTGAAGAAGGGATGATGAACGAAGCAGAAGAGTTATTTAGGGCAATGGGGAAAGCTGGGGTAACTCCTAACCTGCAAGCTTATACTGCCCTTATTCATGGGCACATCAAGGTTAGGAGCATGGATAAAGCCATGGAGTTATTCaatgaaatgagagaaaaagataTCAAACCAGACATATTGCTTTGGGGAACCATTGTTTGGGGTCTTTGCAGTGAAAGTAAGCTTGAAGAATGTAAGATTATAATGACTGAAATGAAGGAGTCTGGTATAGGTGCCAACCCTGTCATATATACAACACTAATGGATGCTTACTTTAAGGCAGGGAATCGCACAGAAGCAATCAATCTGCTAGAAGAGATGCGGGACTTGGGTACTGAGGTTACAGTTGTGACCTTTTGTGCATTAATTGACGGTTTGTGCAAAAGGGGTTTAGTTCAAGAGGCAATTTATTACTTTGGCAGGATGCCAGACCATGATTTACAACCCAATGTTGCAGTTTATACAGCCCTTATTGATGGTCtttgtaaaaataattgtattggAGATGCAAAGAAGCTGTTTGATGAAATGCAAGACAAAAATATGATTCCAGATAAAATTGCTTATACTGCAATGATAGATGGAAATTTGAAGCATGGGAACTTTCAAGAAGCATTGAATATGCGAAACAAGATGATGGAAATGGGTATAGAACTTGATCTGTATGCATATACGTCCCTGGTCTGGGGGTTGTCACAATGTGGCCAAGTGCAGCAAGCAAGGAAGTTTCTTGCTGAGATGATTGGAAAGGGTATCATTCCTGATGAGACTCTGTGTACTCGACTATTGAGAAAGCATTATGAACTAGGAAATATCGATGAAGCTATTGAACTGCAAAATGAATTGGTGGAAAAGGGTCTAATCCATGGCAACAGCAATCCTGCAGTTCCTAATATTCAAACTCGAGATGATTTAGATTTgtctaattttacaaaataa
- the LOC7459077 gene encoding protein SLOW GREEN 1, chloroplastic — MNVTLATSLLHLRTPSSFNSPSLLHFTTLKSHNSTSTPPLKIPKASSSSSSPSSSNDTFKNPLTQTLKTLTKTAILIGVTASMAGKFPVLPAKAENPAALTEQNPTLEEEEEGMEKHQNQNQSDASTPLEAFLESNAEAIESLKSLLQQKLEKGQDDEALNILKQLVSAQPEVTEWKFLMARLLNEMRRVQDARNVFEEILVANPLSFEALFENALLMERSGEGDAVIRRLREALDIAEEENKVKEARDVRLIMAQIQFLQKNVEEALESYQELSNEDPKDFRPYFCRGMIYSLLDRNEEAKEQFAKYRELSPKKFEVEGYLRTSLSRMKLFGSNEKN; from the coding sequence ATGAACGTAACTCTAGCCACTTCTCTTCTCCACCTCAGAACCCCTTCTTCCTTCAACTCACCTTCGCTTCTCCATTTCACCACTCTCAAATCCCACAATTCCACTTCGACCCCTCCTCTCAAAATACCAaaagcctcctcctcctcctcctccccctcctcctCAAATGACACTTTCAAAAACCCActaacccaaaccctaaaaacTCTCACCAAAACAGCAATTTTGATCGGTGTTACAGCTTCCATGGCTGGTAAATTCCCTGTACTGCCTGCAAAAGCCGAAAACCCGGCAGCTCTCACTGAACAAAACCCGACCCtcgaagaagaagaggaaggcaTGGAGAAACATCAAAACCAGAACCAAAGTGACGCATCGACTCCTTTAGAAGCATTCCTAGAATCTAATGCTGAAGCAATTGAGTCTCTAAAATCACTTTTACAACAGAAGCTTGAAAAGGGCCAAGACGACGaggctttaaatattttaaagcagTTAGTATCTGCGCAACCGGAGGTTACTGAATGGAAGTTTTTGATGGCAAGATTGCTGAATGAAATGCGCCGGGTCCAAGACGCTCGCAATGTGTTTGAAGAAATTCTCGTTGCGAATCCCTTGTCTTTTGAGGCATTGTTCGAGAATGCACTATTAATGGAGCGCAGTGGAGAAGGAGACGCGGTTATTAGGAGGTTACGAGAGGCTTTAGATATTGCAGAAGAGGAGAATAAAGTGAAAGAAGCGAGGGACGTGAGATTGATTATGGCTCAAATACAGTTTCTGCAAAAGAACGTGGAGGAGGCGCTGGAGAGTTATCAAGAGTTGTCGAATGAGGATCCTAAAGATTTCAGGCCTTATTTTTGTAGAGGGATGATATACAGTTTGCTTGATAGAAACGAGGAGGCAAAAGAGCAGTTTGCCAAGTATCGCGAactttctccaaagaagtttgAGGTGGAGGGATATTTGAGGACCTCGTTATCAAGGATGAAGCTTTTTGGGTCGAACGAGAAGAATtga
- the LOC7462630 gene encoding pentatricopeptide repeat-containing protein At1g73400, mitochondrial — protein sequence MRKFPACLSAFKRNHHSLSFYRNVSPSFSLIPKTLNSPSLSFPFAFLPTNVTAMCSYCSQVAPLEQTFERSGRRNRVRECDVDKICETIMGSSSFSNCDHNDHNLEKTLDQLGLELTTDLVLNVLGRLHFEEKTSFRFFMWAGHQKNYSHEPCAYNEMIDILTSTKYKARQFRIVCDMLDYMKRNNKNVVPVEVLLTILRNYTEKYLTRVQKFAKKKRIRVKTQPEINAFNLLLDALCKCCLAEDAEGLFKRVKNKVKPDANTYNVMFFGWCRVRNPTRGMKVLEEMIQLGHTPDSFTYITAIDAFCRAGMVNEAAELFEFMRTKGSTMSSPTAKTYAIMIGALVRNNRMDECFKLLEDMINSGCLPDVSTFKELIEGMCSAGKIDEAYRFLQEMGNKGYPPDIVTYNCFLKVLCENKNSEEALRLYERMIEAGCFPSVQTHNMLISMFFEMGDPDGAFETWYEMDKRGCAQDVDTYIVMIDGLFGCNKVEDACFLIEDIVNKGMKLPYQKFDSFLMQLSVIGNIRAIHRLSEHMRTFHNPSMARRYVLNQKRKSMSVRGR from the coding sequence ATGAGGAAATTTCCTGCATGTTTATCTGCTTTCAAAAGAAATCACCATTCTTTGTCTTTCTACAGAAATGTTAGCCCTTCGTTTTCTCTTATTCCAAAAACCTTAAATTCGCCCTCCCTATCATTTCCCTTTGCTTTCTTGCCTACTAATGTTACTGCTATGTGCTCATATTGCTCTCAAGTTGCCCCATTAGAACAGACATTCGAGAGGAGTGGTAGAAGAAATCGTGTTAGAGAGTGTGATGTTGATAAAATCTGCGAAACTATAATGGGCAGCTCTAGTTTCTCGAATTGTGATCATAATGATCATAATTTGGAGAAAACCCTTGACCAACTTGGGTTAGAGCTGACTACTGACCTGGTCCTTAATGTTCTTGGTAGGCTTCATTTTGAGGAAAAAACTTCGTTTAGATTCTTTATGTGGGCAGGGCATCAAAAGAATTATTCCCACGAGCCTTGTGCTTATAACGAAATGATTGATATTTTGACTAGTACGAAATATAAGGCGAGGCAGTTTCGAATAGTCTGCGATATGCTTGATTACATGAAGAGGAATAACAAGAATGTTGTTCCTGTTGAGGTTTTGTTAACCATTTTGAGGAATTATACAGAGAAGTATCTGACCCGTGTTCAGAAATTTGCCAAGAAGAAGAGGATAAGGGTGAAGACGCAGCCGGAAATCAATGCCTTTAACTTGTTGTTGGATGCTTTATGCAAGTGTTGTTTGGCTGAGGATGCTGAAGGATTGTTTAAGAGGGTGAAGAACAAGGTTAAGCCTGATGCTAACACTTATAATGTAATGTTTTTTGGCTGGTGTAGAGTTAGAAATCCGACTAGAGGAATGAAGGTTTTGGAGGAAATGATCCAACTTGGTCATACCCCTGATAGTTTTACATACATTACTGCCATCGATGCATTTTGCAGAGCAGGGATGGTGAACGAGGCAGCTGAACTTTTTGAGTTCATGAGAACGAAAGGTTCAACTATGTCATCTCCCACAGCAAAAACTTATGCAATCATGATTGGGGCTCTGGTACGGAATAATAGAATGGACGAGTGCTTTAAGCTTCTAGAGGATATGATAAACAGCGGTTGCCTCCCTGATGTTTCAACATTCAAAGAATTGATCGAAGGGATGTGTTCGGCTGGGAAGATTGATGAAGCTTATAGATTTTTGCAAGAAATGGGAAACAAAGGTTATCCTCCTGATATAGTTACTTATAACTGCTTTCTCAAGGTCCTCTGTGAGAATAAAAATAGTGAAGAAGCACTTAGGCTTTATGAAAGAATGATTGAAGCCGGTTGCTTTCCTAGTGTGCAGACTCATAATATGCtgatttcaatgttttttgaGATGGGTGATCCTGATGGGGCATTCGAGACTTGGTATGAGATGGATAAGAGAGGCTGTGCACAGGATGTAGATACTTATATTGTGATGATCGATGGGCTTTTTGGTTGCAATAAAGTAGAGGATGCATGCTTTCTGATAGAAGATATCGTGAACAAGGGAATGAAATTGCCATATCAGAAGTTCGACTCTTTTCTGATGCAGCTTTCAGTGATCGGTAATATCCGAGCCATCCACAGACTCTCAGAGCACATGAGGACATTTCATAATCCTTCTATGGCAAGACGTTATGTACtaaatcaaaagagaaaaagcaTGAGCGTTAGAGGGAGGTGA
- the LOC7459078 gene encoding pentatricopeptide repeat-containing protein At5g13770, chloroplastic isoform X1, which produces MAISSSPDWSAPSINSCRKPHKIIFPQTCKTLHFFPLPCFNIPGCHVNSSSSCPSPILEEEPISTNFPVIQLDLKLEDTQRYPIPDHPDKLNDFLCGVLQDPKSEELAYEYYKKAKEKPEFRPQRPVLKLLIRYLIQSDKWGLVLSLADDFKKYNVFPDSFTFSTLVSSCIRARRFKIVENLLENFKSDSKIAVLAFDSAMKGYNKLHMYGSTISVHEKMILAGIPLDSRCYCQIMKAYYKLGDAEKVVALFNEFESRKLDSKPMILRQIFKILCLSLGRSGQAFQALEYSRDMRKKGILEDSSIYSSLICSFANIREVEVAEELFKEALEKRMLRDPEIVLRLVLMYIEEGQMEKTIEIVKVMKGTANLKVSDCIFCAIVNGFSKRRGFSAAVKVYEELKYDGCDPGQVTYASVINAYCRAGLYSKAEMVFSEMEEKGFDKCVVAYSSMISMYGKTGRARDATRLVAKMKLKGCEPNVWIYNSLLDMHGRAKNLRQVEKLWKEMKRRKVAPDKVTYSSVISAYNKSKEYEMCVRYYHEYRINGGVIDGAMAGIMAGVFSKISRIDELVKLLRDMKSEGTPIDERLYRSATNAMRDAGLDIQAKWLQDSFKAK; this is translated from the coding sequence ATGGCCATTTCCAGTTCTCCAGACTGGTCAGCACCTTCCATTAACTCTTGCAGAAAGCCCCACAAGATTATCTTCCCTCAAACATGCAAAACCCTTCACTTTTTCCCTCTCCCGTGCTTCAATATTCCTGGTTGTCACGTGAATTCTTCTTCTAGCTGTCCATCCCCTATCCTAGAAGAAGAGCCGATATCCACGAATTTTCCTGTCATCCAActggacttgaaacttgaagATACCCAACGCTATCCAATTCCAGATCACCCAGACaagttaaatgattttttatgtggGGTTCTGCAAGATCCCAAGTCTGAAGAACTAGCATACGAGTACTataagaaagcaaaagaaaagccAGAATTTAGGCCACAAAGACCAGTGCTAAAGCTTCTCATAAGGTACTTGATTCAATCAGATAAATGGGGTTTGGTTTTGTCGTTGGCTGatgactttaaaaaatacaatgtgtTCCCAGATAGTTTTACTTTTTCAACTCTGGTTAGTAGTTGCATTAGAGCTAGAAGATTCAAGATTGTAGAGAATttacttgaaaattttaaatctgATAGTAAAATTGCTGTTTTGGCTTTTGATTCAGCAATGAAAGGGTATAATAAGCTACATATGTATGGTAGCACAATCTCTGTACACGAAAAGATGATATTAGCAGGCATTCCTTTGGATTCTAGGTGTTATTGTCAGATAATGAAGGCCTATTATAAATTAGGTGATGCAGAGAAAGTTGTTGCATTGTTTAACGAGTTTGAAAGTAGAAAACTGGATTCAAAACCAATGATTCTAAGACAAATATTCAAGATATTATGTTTGTCATTGGGGAGATCAGGCCAAGCTTTTCAAGCTCTTGAATACTCTAGAGACatgagaaagaaaggaattttgGAGGACTCTTCAATTTACTCTTCCTTAATCTGTTCATTTGCAAATATTCGAGAAGTAGAGGTCGCCGAAGAGCTTTTCAAAGAAGCTCTAGAGAAGAGAATGTTAAGGGATCCTGAAATTGTTTTGAGGCTTGTTTTGATGTATATAGAAGAAGGGCAAATGGAGAAGACAATTGAGATTGTTAAGGTAATGAAGGGTACTGCTAATCTGAAGGTGTCTGATTGCATTTTCTGTGCAATTGTCAATGGCTTTTCCAAAAGGAGAGGGTTCAGTGCAGCTGTTAAGGTTTATGAGGAGTTGAAATATGATGGTTGTGATCCAGGACAAGTGACATATGCTTCTGTAATAAATGCCTATTGCCGAGCTGGGCTTTATTCTAAAGCTGAAATGGTGTTTTCTGAGATGGAGGAAAAGGGGTTTGACAAATGTGTTGTGGCATACTCTAGCATGATCTCAATGTATGGGAAAACTGGTAGGGCAAGAGATGCAACGAGGCTTGTAGCAAAGATGAAACTAAAAGGTTGTGAGCCAAATGTATGGATATACAATTCTTTGTTGGACATGCATGGGAGAGCCAAGAATTTAAGGCAGGTGGAGAAGCTATGGAAGGAAATGAAGAGAAGGAAAGTGGCACCAGATAAAGTGACTTACAGTAGTGTTATAAGTGCTTATAACAAGTCCAAGGAGTACGAGATGTGCGTGAGGTATTACCATGAGTACAGGATTAACGGGGGTGTGATTGACGGGGCAATGGCAGGAATTATGGCTGgagttttctctaaaattagtAGGATTGACGAGTTGGTGAAGCTTTTAAGAGACATGAAATCTGAAGGAACACCAATAGACGAGAGGCTTTATAGATCCGCTACGAATGCAATGAGGGATGCTGGACTGGATATCCAAGCCAAATGGTTGCAAGACAGCTTTAAGGCAAAGTAA
- the LOC7459078 gene encoding pentatricopeptide repeat-containing protein At5g13770, chloroplastic isoform X2, with protein sequence MKGYNKLHMYGSTISVHEKMILAGIPLDSRCYCQIMKAYYKLGDAEKVVALFNEFESRKLDSKPMILRQIFKILCLSLGRSGQAFQALEYSRDMRKKGILEDSSIYSSLICSFANIREVEVAEELFKEALEKRMLRDPEIVLRLVLMYIEEGQMEKTIEIVKVMKGTANLKVSDCIFCAIVNGFSKRRGFSAAVKVYEELKYDGCDPGQVTYASVINAYCRAGLYSKAEMVFSEMEEKGFDKCVVAYSSMISMYGKTGRARDATRLVAKMKLKGCEPNVWIYNSLLDMHGRAKNLRQVEKLWKEMKRRKVAPDKVTYSSVISAYNKSKEYEMCVRYYHEYRINGGVIDGAMAGIMAGVFSKISRIDELVKLLRDMKSEGTPIDERLYRSATNAMRDAGLDIQAKWLQDSFKAK encoded by the coding sequence ATGAAAGGGTATAATAAGCTACATATGTATGGTAGCACAATCTCTGTACACGAAAAGATGATATTAGCAGGCATTCCTTTGGATTCTAGGTGTTATTGTCAGATAATGAAGGCCTATTATAAATTAGGTGATGCAGAGAAAGTTGTTGCATTGTTTAACGAGTTTGAAAGTAGAAAACTGGATTCAAAACCAATGATTCTAAGACAAATATTCAAGATATTATGTTTGTCATTGGGGAGATCAGGCCAAGCTTTTCAAGCTCTTGAATACTCTAGAGACatgagaaagaaaggaattttgGAGGACTCTTCAATTTACTCTTCCTTAATCTGTTCATTTGCAAATATTCGAGAAGTAGAGGTCGCCGAAGAGCTTTTCAAAGAAGCTCTAGAGAAGAGAATGTTAAGGGATCCTGAAATTGTTTTGAGGCTTGTTTTGATGTATATAGAAGAAGGGCAAATGGAGAAGACAATTGAGATTGTTAAGGTAATGAAGGGTACTGCTAATCTGAAGGTGTCTGATTGCATTTTCTGTGCAATTGTCAATGGCTTTTCCAAAAGGAGAGGGTTCAGTGCAGCTGTTAAGGTTTATGAGGAGTTGAAATATGATGGTTGTGATCCAGGACAAGTGACATATGCTTCTGTAATAAATGCCTATTGCCGAGCTGGGCTTTATTCTAAAGCTGAAATGGTGTTTTCTGAGATGGAGGAAAAGGGGTTTGACAAATGTGTTGTGGCATACTCTAGCATGATCTCAATGTATGGGAAAACTGGTAGGGCAAGAGATGCAACGAGGCTTGTAGCAAAGATGAAACTAAAAGGTTGTGAGCCAAATGTATGGATATACAATTCTTTGTTGGACATGCATGGGAGAGCCAAGAATTTAAGGCAGGTGGAGAAGCTATGGAAGGAAATGAAGAGAAGGAAAGTGGCACCAGATAAAGTGACTTACAGTAGTGTTATAAGTGCTTATAACAAGTCCAAGGAGTACGAGATGTGCGTGAGGTATTACCATGAGTACAGGATTAACGGGGGTGTGATTGACGGGGCAATGGCAGGAATTATGGCTGgagttttctctaaaattagtAGGATTGACGAGTTGGTGAAGCTTTTAAGAGACATGAAATCTGAAGGAACACCAATAGACGAGAGGCTTTATAGATCCGCTACGAATGCAATGAGGGATGCTGGACTGGATATCCAAGCCAAATGGTTGCAAGACAGCTTTAAGGCAAAGTAA
- the LOC7462631 gene encoding plant UBX domain-containing protein 7 has protein sequence MERMLSENDEQSMVSSFLEIAVGQTAETARQFLQATSWKLEDAIQLFYVGNEGGAVASASHPPPTETWPEVLESGLKDLENEKVGHSDGEEVRAPLPVVRDTLYDDAMLYGASRTGYPPHEASSLIAFRNFDEEMKHPGVWESDQGSTSTTDNSRDNLASLYRPPFHLMFHGSFEKAKGAASVQDKWLLVNLQSTKEFSSHMLNRDTWANEAVAQTISTNFIFWQVYDDTSEGQKVCTYYKLDSIPVVLIIDPITGQKMHSWVGMVQPESLLEDLVPFMDGGPRDHHKTLSHKRQRGSSLTPPKSKALVSAYETKEEDEEVLRALAASMESMKDSSVIASNKKDIASNDKDDASTAKGEEKCSTKTLTYPPLPEEPSGDKSLLCRVGIRLPDGRRVQRNFLKTDPIRLLWSFCYSQLEEAGTKLFCLKEAIPGAKRLDYDSTMTFGESGLANSMISVAWE, from the exons ATGGAGAGAATGTTATCCGAGAATGACGAGCAGAGTATGGTGTCTTCCTTCCTCGAGATCGCCGTTGGCCAAACTGCCGAGACTGCCCGTCAGTTCTTGCAG GCCACAAGCTGGAAGCTTGAAGATGCTATTCAGTTGTTCTATGTAGGCAATGAAGGTGGGGCTGTTGCATCTGCGTCGCATCCTCCGCCAACAGAAACCTGGCCAGAAGTACTTGAAAG TGGATTGAAGGACTTGGAAAATGAAAAGGTTGGACATAGTGATGGAGAGGAAGTACGTGCTCCTTTACCTGTTGTTAGGGATACCCTTTATGATGATGCAATGTTATATGG AGCATCAAGGACAGGATACCCACCACATGAAGCCAGTTCATTGATTGCATTCCGCAACTTTGACGAGGAAATGAAACATCCTGGTGTGTGGGAATCAGACCAAGGTTCTACATCCACGACAGATAACAGTCGAGACAATCTTGCTTCTCTATATCGTCCTCCTTTTCATCTGATGTTCCATGGATCATTTGAAAAG GCAAAAGGAGCTGCTTCTGTTCAGGACAAATGGCTTCTAGTGAACTTGCAATCCACAAAGGAGTTCAGCTCACATATG TTAAACCGGGATACATGGGCAAATGAAGCTGTTGCTCAAACGATCAGtactaattttatcttttggcAG GTATATGATGATACAAGTGAGGGACAGAAAGTTTGCACTTATTACAAATTGGATTCTATTCCAGTAGTCCTCATAATAGACCCAATCACAGGACAAAAGATGCACTCATGGGTTGGAATGGTGCAGCCTGAGAGTTTGCTAGAG GATCTAGTACCATTTATGGATGGCGGTCCAAGGGATCATCACAAAACCCTATCTCATAAACGTCAAAGGGGTAGTTCTCTAACTCCACCAAAAAGCAAAG CTCTAGTGTCTGCTTATGAaactaaagaagaagatgaggaagTGCTAAGGGCATTAGCTGCTTCTATGGAGAGCATGAAAGACTCCAGTGTGATTGCTTCTAACAAAAAAGATATTGCTTCTAACGACAAAGATGATGCTAGTACTGCTAAGGGAGAAGAAAAATGTTCGACTAAGACACTAACATATCCACCTCTGCCTGAAGAACCCAGCGGCGACAAGAGCCTCCTTTGCAGGGTTGGAATTCGTCTTCCTGATGGACGCAGAGTCCAAAGAAATTTCCTAAAAACTGATCCAATACGG CTGCTATGGTCATTCTGCTATTCTCAACTAGAAGAAGCTGGGACAAAGCTGTTTTGTTTGAAAGAGGCAATTCCAGGAGCAAAGCGTCTGGATTATGATAGTACAATGACCTTTGGGGAGTCGGGGTTGGCCAACTCTATGATCTCAGTTGCATGGGAGTGA